The sequence below is a genomic window from Pleurocapsa sp. PCC 7327.
GCTACCCCAGGCGGATGGAATCCCGATTCGGAAGGGGTAATTTTTATCGAACAAACTCCTGCTCCCATCATCTTACTTACGGCAGCAGATACTGATATTCAAACCCTCGCTGCTTGCGTTTCTTGTCTACCTTCTCAATTTCCTGCGATTCGAGTTGTTAATCTTCTACAACTGCAACAACAACTCAGTATTGATATCTATGCAGATACGATTTTGTCGCAGGCAAAAGTTATTATTCTTCGCTTACTTGGCGGACGATCCTATTGGTCTTATGGATTGGAAGTTCTTAAAGAAATCGCCCAAGAAACGGATGCTTTTTTATTTATATTACCTGGCGACGATCGCCCCGATCCTGACTTAATTAGCCATTCCACTGTTTCTTTAGCAACAGTCAATCGCTTGTGGCGCTATTTTACAGAAGGAGGCAGAGAAAACTGGATTAATGCCTTAAAATTCGTTGCCGATGTTTGTCTGGGATATGATTACCATCCTTCCCCTCCTCAAGTCATTCCTCGCGTTGGATTGTATGATTGGCAATTAATAGAAAAAGAACGAGCGATCGCTCGCCCAAAAGTCGGTTTATTGTTTTATCGCGCTCATTATCTAGCCGGAAATACATTACCAATTGATGCAATTTGTCAAGCTTTAAGGAAAAAAAACTTATCCCCTATACCAGTATTTATTTCTTCTTTGCGAGATCCAGACGTACAAGAAGAACTATTAACTTACTTCCAACCTTCACCTATAGACTCGATTGAATTATTACTGAATACGACCAGTTTTTCCTTAGCCAGAATTGGGAAAGAAGAACAATCACAATTATGGCAAAAACTTAACGTTCCCGTCTTGCAAGTTATCTTAAGTGGCACGACTGAAGAACAATGGAAATCTAGTTTTCAAGGATTAACGCCGCGAGACGTAGCAATGAATGTCGCCCTTCCAGAAGTAGATGGAAGAATTATTACTCGTGCCGTTTCTTTTAAATCAGTCAAGACTTGGAATAAAGCCTTAGAAACTGATGTTGTCGTTTATCAACCCAAATGCGATCGCATTAATTTTATTGCCGATCTCGCGGCCAATTGGATACGTCTAAGACGAACTCCCATCTCGGAAAGAAAAATTGCTTTAATCTTAGCAAACTATCCCAATCGCGATGGCAGAATTGCCAATGGAGTTGGCTTAGATACGCCGGCAAGTTGTATTGAAATTCTCAAAGCATTACAAAACGCTGGCTATTCTGTTCGAGACATTCCCGAAAATGGCGATGAATTAATAAGACGATTGACGGTTGGCATAACCAACGATCCAGAAGGAAAAGAAATACGTCTCATTCACCAAAAATTATCTTTAGAAGACTATCAAGAGTATTTTTGTACTTTGCCAGAAAAAGTCCAAAAAGAAATTTGCGATCGCCGGGGAGACTTTAGAAAGAGCGGAGAAGAAAATACTTCTTCATTTCCCATTCCCGGAATCCAACTAGGAAATATATTTATTGGCATACAACCGTCGCGAGGATACGATCGCGATCCGAGTTTAAACTATCACGCTCCCGATTTAGAACCAACCCATGATTATCTTGCCTATTATTGTTGGTTGCGACGGAAATTTGGAGCAAGCGCGATCGTTCACCTTGGCAAACATGGTAACTTAGAATGGCTGCCCGGTAAAAGTATTGCTTTATCCGAGACTTGTTACCCAGAAGTTACTCTAAAAACCCTGCCAAACTTTTATCCTTTTATTGTCAACGATCCAGGAGAAGGTTCGCAAGCAAAACGCCGTTCTCATGCCGTTATTTTAGATCACTTAACTCCCCCTTTGACTCGTGCCGAACTCTATGGCGACTTAGAAAAACTAGAAGCATTCATCGATGAATATTACGAAGCGCAAAACCTCGATCCCTCTCGACTCAAAATTATTAGCGATCGCATCAGCAAACTCATCGCCAAAACCAACCTAAACAAAGACTTAGGAATCGATAAAA
It includes:
- the cobN gene encoding cobaltochelatase subunit CobN, whose amino-acid sequence is MHRIAATPGGWNPDSEGVIFIEQTPAPIILLTAADTDIQTLAACVSCLPSQFPAIRVVNLLQLQQQLSIDIYADTILSQAKVIILRLLGGRSYWSYGLEVLKEIAQETDAFLFILPGDDRPDPDLISHSTVSLATVNRLWRYFTEGGRENWINALKFVADVCLGYDYHPSPPQVIPRVGLYDWQLIEKERAIARPKVGLLFYRAHYLAGNTLPIDAICQALRKKNLSPIPVFISSLRDPDVQEELLTYFQPSPIDSIELLLNTTSFSLARIGKEEQSQLWQKLNVPVLQVILSGTTEEQWKSSFQGLTPRDVAMNVALPEVDGRIITRAVSFKSVKTWNKALETDVVVYQPKCDRINFIADLAANWIRLRRTPISERKIALILANYPNRDGRIANGVGLDTPASCIEILKALQNAGYSVRDIPENGDELIRRLTVGITNDPEGKEIRLIHQKLSLEDYQEYFCTLPEKVQKEICDRRGDFRKSGEENTSSFPIPGIQLGNIFIGIQPSRGYDRDPSLNYHAPDLEPTHDYLAYYCWLRRKFGASAIVHLGKHGNLEWLPGKSIALSETCYPEVTLKTLPNFYPFIVNDPGEGSQAKRRSHAVILDHLTPPLTRAELYGDLEKLEAFIDEYYEAQNLDPSRLKIISDRISKLIAKTNLNKDLGIDKIDPRSIPQFLTLADGYLCELKEAQIRDGLHIFGQCPQGKQLRDLIVSVARSPSRDRLGLTRAIAQDLHFDFNPLTANPSEKFSPSQISAPSPLNKGGRGDRLCERLKNARTQGDAIEAIEEYAAELIENPTQTPLGQATQKELEWIQNILLPALQKTPQEITNLLNGLDGKYIPSGASGAPTRGRPEVLPTGRNFYSVDIRAIPTETAWDVGRKAAEALIERYTQENGEYPKTLAISIWGTSAMRTGGDDVAQVLALLGVQPVWDSSSRRVVDFEILSPSALGRPRVDVTIRISGFFRDSFPNILELLYDAINAVSSLKEDKEINPLAAQVEADTVFWQQQGLEKERAKQKSCYRIFGSKPGAYGAGLQGLIEAQNWQDNKDLARAYINWSSYAYDRQGIGHAAPEVFERRLKQLQVVLHNQDNREHDLLDSDDYYQFQGGLTAAVRALTGKNPQTYFGDNSIPANPRVRLLREEIARVYRSRVVNPKWIEGVMRHGYKGAFEMAATVDYLFAYDATARCVEDFMYQGVAEAYLFDEKVQQFIQEKNPWALRDMAERLLEANQRDLWQSVSQETLEKLRGIVHQAEGIVESIHEIT